The nucleotide sequence CCTCGAAGATTTTGGCGTGAAGCTGCATATCAAGAAGGGGGACTTTCTGCTGGGCAAGGGCCCGGACGCCGTCCTCCCGAGCGGAGTCGAGCCGGATTACACCGGCTACGACTTTGCCGTCAGGGGAATGGCGCTGACGCAACCCCTCGCAGTTGAAGCCAGCCGGCGCGGGGTGGAGATGGTGAATCACGTTGCCATCATCACGTTGGTCCTTCACGAAGGGCAAGTCTTTGGAGCCGTCGGCGTGGATCTGAGGACCGGGGAATTTATTCTTTTCCCCGCACGGGCGGTCGTCCTCGCAAGTGGTGGGGGGGCGTGGCTGTATGCCCAGACTTCGAACAGTCCTGATCTCACCGGGGATTCGTTCACCCTGGCCCTGGAGGCAGGGGCCACGTTGCGCGATATGGAGTTCGTGGAGTTCAATCCGTGTCGCCTCCTGTATCCCGATATGCCTACTAACCTGCCGCCGGATCTCTTCAGTTATGGGGGAGTATTACGGAACACCGAGGGGGACCGCTTCGTCCTCAAGCATAATCCTCAGGGAGAAGAAGCCTCTTTCCGAGAGGACATGCCACGCCTCCTCGCCGCAGAGGTTGAGGGGGGACGGGGTATCCAAGGGGGCGTCTGGCTCGACGCCAGCGCGGTTCCTATGGACGTGTGGGAGGACCGATATCCGTTCCTGTATCAGGCACTCCTGCAGCATGGTGTTGATCCGCGAAAGGAGTTTCTGATTTTCGGGGTGCGGGCCAACCTGTTCGCGGGCGGGGTCAAGGTGGGGATCCGGGGGAGGACGGAGCTGCCCGGCCTGTTCGCCGCGGGCGAGGCCGTGGGCGGGGTGCATGGCGCCAAGCGCTTCGGCGGAAACTCCGTGGCGCACGCTATCGTGTCAGGGGCGCTAGTTGGGAAAGAAGCCGCCCAGGAAGCCAACCGGCGGAAGAGCGTTCCAGATCTTTCCGTAACCCCCGTGCCACGCTTCGCCGAGCGTTCGGGTCCTACCCGGCTTGCCGAAATTGAGGATCGACTTCGCCAGGTGATGTGGGAGGACGTCGGACTGATCCGCTCAGCGCAGCGCCTCCGTTCGGCTCTCGAGGTGATCCAATCATGCCAGAAGGCGTTAGCAGAGTGTGGGCTTACTATCCGACAAGAGCAGATGAGGGCCCTGACGCTCCACGGTATGCTGCTCACCGCCGAAGCCGTGACTCGCTCGGCACTGTACCGGAAAGAGAGTAGAGGACCACACTACAGAGACGACTTCCAAACCCAGGATCGGTCCTGGCTCGGAAGCGTCGAGATACGGCAATCGGTATCAGGCTTAGAGATCACCTTTAAAGCGAAGGAGAAGAAAGCATCATGACCGATTCGAAGATTTTCCGAGGTGCCTTCGAGACGACTGGGACACCCCGATTCGTCATGTACACGATTCAAAAGCTGGGGCTGGACGCAAAGCACGGCTTCAAGCTGGAGATCAGCTATGCGGTCGATCAGGTCCTCAAGGACCTGGAGTCGGTCGAGGTGGCACTGCAAGATGGGACGGCAGATCTGATCGACATTGATTGGATTTCCATAGCCCGGGAGCGCGCGCACGGTGCCCCCATCGTCGCCTTTTTCCCGTACGGCCAGACGGTCGGGTCTCTCGTTGTTCGGTCGGACAGCGCTATTCGGGATCTGAAAGATCTCAAAGGGCGGCGGATCGGTGTCGTCCGGGTCATGGACAAGAACTGGGTCATCGCCCGAGCCTTCTGTCGCAAGGTCCACGGCTTCGATCCCCAAGACGAGGTCACCGTCGTCGAGGCATTGTCAAAGGCGAGGTTGACCCATCTCCTGGAGCAGGGCGAGGTGGAAGGCGGCTTTCACTTCTGGCAGATGATTTCCCCTCTCACCCTGACCGGCAAGTTCCGCACGGTGGTGGACGTGGCGGATCTCATCCAGGAGCTGGCGGGAACAGCGGCTCGGGTTCCCATCGCCGCTTTCATCACCAGGGACGATGTGCTGAAAGAGCGTCCTGACGTCCTGCAGGGATTCTCGCGCGCCTTCCGTGAGGTGGCCGCCTTCATGTCATCGGACGATCAGATCTGGGAGGAGCTGGGACGGGTGATGCTCCAAGGGGCCGACCGTCCCCTGGTGCACGCGATCCGGGACGGGTGGCGCAAGATGGTCATGACGGAATGGACCCCAGAGACCATCCGCGGCATCGAACAGCTCTTCCAAGAACTCCTTGCTGTGGGGGGGAAGGAAATTTTGGGAGTCGACCACATTCCTCCCGGCACCTTCACCACGTCCGTCTCGGGTAACTCGAGTTAGCTGGCTCATCACCCAATCCCTCGCCAACAAGATCGTCGCGTTGGGAGGCCAGCCGACCACTCGACCCCGGGAGATTCCCGCGGCCAAAACGAACCGTGTAATGTTGGAGGCGGTCCTCGGTGCAGAGCGGAGGGCCGTCAAGGACTACACCGAGCGTGCAAGGCAGGCCGAAGAGTT is from Candidatus Methylomirabilota bacterium and encodes:
- a CDS encoding FAD-binding protein; amino-acid sequence: MQTRQPCDVLVIGGGGAALRAAIAAREVVSDVVLCCKEEAGRSGSTMYAGCSMIAALSTDPPGAVENHFKETMAVGKFLNDEALVEELVTHAGEEISSLEDFGVKLHIKKGDFLLGKGPDAVLPSGVEPDYTGYDFAVRGMALTQPLAVEASRRGVEMVNHVAIITLVLHEGQVFGAVGVDLRTGEFILFPARAVVLASGGGAWLYAQTSNSPDLTGDSFTLALEAGATLRDMEFVEFNPCRLLYPDMPTNLPPDLFSYGGVLRNTEGDRFVLKHNPQGEEASFREDMPRLLAAEVEGGRGIQGGVWLDASAVPMDVWEDRYPFLYQALLQHGVDPRKEFLIFGVRANLFAGGVKVGIRGRTELPGLFAAGEAVGGVHGAKRFGGNSVAHAIVSGALVGKEAAQEANRRKSVPDLSVTPVPRFAERSGPTRLAEIEDRLRQVMWEDVGLIRSAQRLRSALEVIQSCQKALAECGLTIRQEQMRALTLHGMLLTAEAVTRSALYRKESRGPHYRDDFQTQDRSWLGSVEIRQSVSGLEITFKAKEKKAS
- a CDS encoding ABC transporter substrate-binding protein; protein product: MTDSKIFRGAFETTGTPRFVMYTIQKLGLDAKHGFKLEISYAVDQVLKDLESVEVALQDGTADLIDIDWISIARERAHGAPIVAFFPYGQTVGSLVVRSDSAIRDLKDLKGRRIGVVRVMDKNWVIARAFCRKVHGFDPQDEVTVVEALSKARLTHLLEQGEVEGGFHFWQMISPLTLTGKFRTVVDVADLIQELAGTAARVPIAAFITRDDVLKERPDVLQGFSRAFREVAAFMSSDDQIWEELGRVMLQGADRPLVHAIRDGWRKMVMTEWTPETIRGIEQLFQELLAVGGKEILGVDHIPPGTFTTSVSGNSS
- a CDS encoding ferritin-like domain-containing protein, whose amino-acid sequence is MLWGGRKFWESTTFLPAPSPRPSRVTRVSWLITQSLANKIVALGGQPTTRPREIPAAKTNRVMLEAVLGAERRAVKDYTERARQAEEFGDKGLVVKLEDMVRDESNHSEETERILRDWRL